TGCGCAGTTCGCCGGAAGGCATTTTCAGTACGGCATATTTTTCTTCCTTGTTGGACAGCTGTGCGTAAGCACCGGCGCTTCTTGCGATAGCACCACCTCTTCCAGGTTGCAGCTCGATATTGTGCACAACAGTACCCAAAGGCATGTTTTTCAGGGGTAACGCGTTACCTACTTCAGGAGGAGCTTCAGCACCGCTTACAACGGTAGCGCCAACCTGCAGGCCCTGTGGGGCGATAATGTAACGTTTTTCACCATCCGCATAGTGCAACAAAGCGATAAACGCGCTACGGTTAGGATCATACTCGATCGTTTTAACAGTAGCAGGAATAGTTGTTTTATCGCGTTTGAAATCTATGACACGGTATGCCTTTTTATGACCGCCACCTATGTAGCGCATAGACATTCTACCTTGTGCATTTCTACCGCCGCTCCTTTTATTGGGCTCCAGCAGGCTTTTTTCGGGGGTATCCGAGGTCAGCTCCGCGTAAGCGTTGCCTATTTTCCAGCGGGTACCTGCCGTCATTGGTTTGAACTTCTTCAGTGCCATTACTTCCTAAAAAGTTAAATGTTATTGATAAATATTAATCGTGATCTGCATATACATCCACATCCCGGCTGTTCAGGCCGGAACGGCACTACATGTTAGCATACAGATCTATAGTTTCACCTGATGCGAGGGTAATGATCGCCTTTTTGTAAGACGGTTTTTTCCCTGACACGAAACCGGCTTTTGTAAAGCGGAATTTTGCTTTACCCGGCATTACGGCAGTATTCACATCTGCTACAGTCACACCGTAAAATTCTTCTACTGCTTTTTTGATCTCCAGTTTGTTGGCTTTTTTGTCAACAATGAAGTAGTAGCGGTTGAATTTTTCGGTGGCTTTATTCACCTTTTCGGATACTACCGGTTTGATTAAAACGTCTGAAAGTTTCATCTTCTTATAGCTTATAGCTGTTAGCTGTTAGCCTTTAGCTTTGTTATTTAAATTGGTTTCAACGTCCTACGCTTCAGCCGGCTCTTCTTCTGTGAAGATTTTAGCTGCGCTTTCTGTAAACACAATGTAATTGCTGTTCATGATATCATAAGTGTTGATATCACTCAGCATAGCACCGTCTACAGTAGGGATGTTTCTTAAAGACAGGTAAACATTGTCATTGTATTCCGGTGTGATGAACATAGTCTTCTTACCGTCTACATTGATGTTCAGGTTCTTTAAAATACCAACGAATTGTTTGGTTTTAGGTGTTTGCAGGGCCAGATCTTCAATAATGATGATGCTGTTTTCTTTAGCTTTTACTGACAGGGCGGAGATCTTAGCGAGATCTTTCACTTTTCTGTTCAGTTTAAAGCCCCAACCGTGCGGTTTTGGTCCGAAGATGGTACCACCACCTTTATACAATGGGTTACGGATGTTACCTTTACGGGCGCCACCGGTACCTTTTTGTTTGTGCAGTTTACGGGAAGCACCTTGTACTTCAGCTCTGGTTTTCACTTTATGAGTACCCTGACGCTGAGCAGCGAGGTATTGTTTCACAGCCAGGTAAATTACGTGGTTGTTCGGTTCAACACCAAAGATCTCCTCGGGAAGTTCAATTGACCTTCCGGTTTTCTTACCTTCTATATTTAAAATATCGACTTGCATGTTACTTCTGGATTAAAACGATTGAACCAATGTGGCCGGGAACGGAACCACTTACCAGGATATAATTCTTTTCAGGGAATATTTTCAGGATTTTCAGACCTTTCACTTTCACTCTTTCGTTACCTGTCTGGCCGGCCATACGCATACCCTTGAAAACGCGGGCAGGGTAAGATGATCCACCAACAGAACCAGGAGCCCTGCTTCTATCGTGCTGACCGTGGGTAGCTTCACCCACACCGCTGAAACCGTGGCGTTTTACAACACCCTGGAAACCTTTACCTTTGGAAGTGCCTACAACGTCAATTGATTCGCCTTCTGCGAAGATTTCGCATGTGATAGATTCACCGAGGGCTTTCTGTACATCCGGGTTACGGAATTCTTTTACGAAACGTTTGGGAGAGGTGCTTGCTTTCGCGAAGTGATTACTTTCTGCTTTAGTGGTGTGTTTTTCTTTCTTCTCACCGAAAGAAACCTGTATTGCATTGTAACCGTCTGATTCCAGGCTTTTTACCTGTGTTACAACGTTGGGACCTGCTTCGATAATGGTACAAGCTGTTTGCTTACCATTGGACTCGAAGATACTGGTCATACCAATCTTTTTACCAATAATACCTTTCATTTTTTATATGATTTTACCCAGCGCCTGGGGGATTTCGAGCTATCCCCAGGATGGGCGGTTTAAATACATTTATTGGGCGGCCGCCCAGAAGGCGCGACCTATGTGACTTTGTTAAAATTGTTACTCACTGATAATCAGCAAATAACCATAAATCAATTAAAGGCGGGCCTTTTGCCCTGCCTTGCTGTTGTCCTATGCTTTAATTTCAACTTCTACCCCAGAAGGTAAATCCAGTTTACTGAGTGCATCTACCGTCCTGGAAGAGGACGTGTAAATATCCAGCAAACGCTTGTGAGTACACAACTGGAACTGCTCGCGCGCTTTCTTATTTACGTGCGGAGAACGCAGTACCGTAAAAATTTTCTTCTCTGTAGGTAAAGGTATCGGACCTGTTACCACGGCGCCCGTGTTACGCACGGTTTTGACGATCTTCTCAGCAGACTTGTCTACCAGGTTATGATCGTAGGACTTCAGCTTGATTCTTATTCTCTGAGACATATGCAATGAACTTCTTCGTTTTTTCCCTTTACAATTTGGGAGGGCAAAGGTAACCCCTTTTTTTTATTTGTCAAATTATTATCTGGAAAAAATAAAAGATACCGGGCAAAAGCTTGCCACAGCCGGGGAGAAGTTGGGGTATAAAATGCAATAATCAAAAAATAAGGCCGTAGAAGAGATTCATTCTGTGGATGTTAAGCCTTATGTTAAGTTAACATGCTCGTTTTGACAAATATAGGAAAACAAAATTCAAAACCAAAAAAACCAAAAAAAATCTGAACATTTTTTATCCTGCGGCCGAAAAAAAGGGTTGTTCCCGGCAAAACCCGGAACAACCCCCTTTTTGAATAATTAAAACGATACCGGCATAACCGGCTCCCCTCTTACAGAGGTAAGCCGCCACCGATTCCGCCTAATAATGATTTTACTAATCCTAAGACTAGTGCCAGTAATTGGTTGAGTAAATCCATTTTAAATAGGTTTTCATGTAATGCCTACTCTGTTCCTGGTTTTCGGCGATCCCAGCGGGTAATGAATATGGTTAACCCCAGGATTAAATTTAAAGGCAATACCTGGATTCCAGTTCGTTCATTTTGTTCATTCTCAATGCTTTTGATCAGATTGTTCATTGTAACACCCTGGCGGATCAGAGAAGCGGGCGCGTGCATTTATCATCCCGATGAAGCCCCGATCTGCCGGAAGCAACCATTTATCAATGAGAAGGGGATTTTGCGGCATGAAAAAGCTCCGGACACACTGCCCGGAGCCATAGAGATTGTAAGGGAGATAGCACGCTTAAAAAGGCTGAATCGTCCCCTTACGGATGAAGAGCTGATTACAGTCCTCCCAGGAGCGATTGCAGCAGGGCAACAAGCGTTGCCAGCAGTTGGTTGAGTAAATTCATAAGATGGTTTTACTACTGGTTATACCTACTCTATTAAATTTGGTTTTCGGCAATCCCAAAGCTTATATATACAAGCATCCGCTAAAAGTAAAGGCTATTCAGAAAAATCCGTTCGTTCATTTTATTCAATCAGGATTACTACTATCCTGTGCGTTCATTCCGCTGAAGGAAGGGGTTTCAGCGATTGCTGCTGCACGAAAAAACACCGGCAGCGGATGCATTTTCAGGTATGCACAAAAAAACTCCGGTATCACTACCGGAGCAAAACAACCCGAAATAACTGGTTTATATCCCCCCGAGGGCAGACATCAGTAATGCCAGTAAACCTTTCAAAAAGGTATTTAATGCGTCAGTGATCATAATATGCTGTTTAAAAAATCTGCCTACTCTTTTATATGGTTTTCGACAATCCCATCAGCTGAATGTGGCTACTATCAATGGTAGAATATGCTGTAATTCCGTGAGGATAACAAGTATGTCATCAACCGTATTACAGCATTATTCCATGCATAAAAACGCCGGTCCTGCACCGGTGTTCCTATAAGGTTACTGTCAGCCAGGCACTTACAGCGCGCCGGTTACCGTGTTCAGAAACTTAATAATTGCCAGGAGAATAGTGTCTAACATAAGGGAGTGATTGATGGATGTGAGGCCTACTCTTTTATTGGTTTTCAGCAACCCCATTGACTAAGCCAGTTTAGTCATGCCTCTAAAATAAATGCTTCCGTTTAAAAAATGTCTGTTCAATTGGTTCATTCTCACACTCCCTGTTCATTTTGTTCAGCAGGCTACCAGCGCCCCATCCCTTAGTGAGGAAGCCTAATTAAAAAGGTTCCGAAGCAATTTATCATTGCTACCGGAACCTTTACTTTTTTACTTGCCAGTTCAACTATTTATTTACCTCTTTCTTCTTTATAAATCTGTTTTGCTTTGGCAGATGGCAGATAGATCTGGAAACCTATACCCAGACTCAACTGACTGGCAGTCGTAGAATTACCTCCACCAACGGTAAGGTCATATTTCAACAATCCTTCCAAACCAATATTAGGGGTAATAAAATAAGAAATACCAGGCCCGATCCCAATATTAAAACCGTTGGTAGAAGCCGCACTGGCAGGGTTTTTACCAGCAAATCCTACATTGCCTTCTGCAAAGAAGCGGACTCTCTTGGAAAATTCCAGTTTCCTTACATTTTTATCTTCCACAAAATAACGGGCAAAACCACCAATGCCATAATTGGTGCTGGATGTTTTTACATCCGTAGTCTTATCCTTTGTGGTAGCCAATCCGAAATCAACATACGCACCAATAGCCAGCCCGTCTTTAATAAACCAGCCCACCTTCGGGGAAAGGTTTAAATTGAAAGCATTCCCTTCCTTCTGGAAAATGAAGTTAATATTTGTGAGATCGGCGCCCACCATAATATTACCTTTCTGAATCTGTGCCTTAACGGTTGACCCCAATAATAATGCTACTGTAACGAGGGTTAATAGACGAGTTTTTTTCATAGTGTGATTTTTAGTTTTAACAATTAAACATGCTGAATGAATACTAATAAGCAAGGCAAAACGGCCATGACAATTACTCTTTGCGGCTATGGCAGCATTTTCGCTACCTGGTAATGAACTGATTTAATAGAGGCAGGGGGATAATGGGTAGTCTTCGAAACTTCAAACAATCACAAACATTTTTAAACAGCAAACCTGCTGATGAAGCAAAACTACTGAAAATGAACGTAATAAGTATTCATCTCTCTAAAAAAAATATATAAAAAATCATACTGTACAAGCGTAGTCTTTCCGTTTTATAACCCTATAACATTCACAACTTCCATGTTGTTGTATAAAAAAAGGTGCTGACCCATTATTTTTTCCGGAACACTTTTCCCAGGCATATTAATTCCGCTTTATCCGGCCCTTGCATTGCTTGTTTTAAGCCAGGCAACACCTCATCCATCCGATGGCTGATACAGGGATTATGCGCCCCTTACAGGGTAAAATAAAAAAAGGTCCTGTTGGAACAGGACCTGGCATCTCGCAAAAAGTAAATTACAGTATGTAGGTTATCAGCACCGAAAATATCGAAAAAAGTTTTCCCGGCAATAGCATGTTCATGTGAAGACTTTCCCGGATGTTCCTTAAAAGTAGAAAGGTTGCTCTGCGTGAGCAGAACAACCTTTCCTATAAAAGAAGCTATGATTAAGCGTTTACTTTGCCTTTCACTTTAGCTACCACTTCTTCCGCCACGCTGGTTGGAGCCGGAGCATAGTGGGAGAATTCCATGATAGAGCTTGCACGACCGGACGACAGTGAACGCAGCTGTGTTACATAACCGAACATTTCGCTCAGTGGCACTTTAGCTTTGATTACCTGTACACCGTTTTTGGAGTCCATACCTTCCAGCATACCACGACGACGGTTCAGATCACCTGTCACATCACCCATGTACTGGTCTGGTGTTAATACTTCCACTTTCATGATAGGCTCCAGCAATACTGGTTTAGCTTTGCGGGCTGCTTCACGGAAAGCCGATTTGGCACACAATTCAAATGACATCGCATCAGAATCCACCTGGTGGAAAGATCCGTCGAACAGACGTACTCTCAGGTTCACCAGCGGGAAGTTTGCCAGTACACCCTGGCTGAGCGACTGTTCAAATCCTTTCTGTACCGCAGGGATGAATTCTTTAGGGATAGATCCACCAAAGATATCATTTACGAACTGGAATGATTTGCCTTCGTTCTCTTTCAGCCATTCAGCATCGGCAGGTCCGAGTTCTATCTGGATGTCAGCGAATTTACCACGACCACCGGTTTGTTTCTTAAATACCTCACGGTGTTCAACTTTAGCGGTCAGGGCTTCCTTGTAAGCAACTTGCGGAGCTCCCTGGTTAACTTCTACCTTAAACTCGCGACGCATACGGTCAACGATGATTTCCAGGTGAAGTTCACCCATACCACTCAGGATGGTTTGGCCGGTTTCTTCGTCAGTTTTTGCTTTCAGGGTAGGATCTTCTTCTACCAGTTTAGCGATAGCCATACCCATTTTATCAACGTCTGCCTGCGTTTTAGGCTCAATGGCGATGTGGATAACGGGTTCCGGGAAGGTCATGATTTCCAGTACGATCGGATGCTTCTCGTCGCACAGGGTATCACCTGTTTTGATATCTTTAAAACCAACAGCAGCACCGATATCACCGGCTTCGATGAATTCGAGTGGGTTCTGCTTGTTAGCGTGCATCTGCATAATACGGCTGATACGCTCGTTTTTACCGGTACGGGTGTTCAGTACGTAAGAACCAGCATCCAGGTGACCAGAGTAAGCCCGGAAGAACGCCAGACGACCTACGAAAGGATCGGTCATGATTTTGAAGGCCAGTGCAGCGAATGGTTCCTTTGCATCTGGTCTGCGTAAAACTTCCTCACCGCTGTCGGGGTTGGTACCTTTTACGGCTTCGATGTCCATTGGAGAAGGCAGGTAACGGCAAACCGCATCCAGCATTTTCTGAACACCTTTATTTTTGAAGGAAGAACCGCACATCATCGGAATGATAGCGATATCGATGGTAGCCTTACGGATAGCTTCGTGGATTTCCGCTTCAGAGATCGTATTTGGATCGTCGAAGAATTTCTCCATCAGTTTATCATCATATTCAGCTACTGCTTCAACCAGGTTAGCTCTCCATTCTTCTGCCTCAGCTCTCATGTCGGCAGGAATTTCAATTTCCTGGTAAGTAGCGCCTTTACCTTCTTCGTCCCAGATGATTCCTTTCATGGTGATCAGATCTACCACGCCTTTGAAAGACTCTTCAGCGCCGATAGGCAGTACTAAAGGAACGGGGTTTGCACCCAGCATTTCTTTTACCTGCTTAACAACGTTCAGGAAGTCGGCACCGGAACGGTCCATTTTATTTACGAAACCGATACGTGGTACACGGTAGCGGTTAGCCTGACGCCAAACGGTTTCAGACTGTGGTTCAACACCGGATACGGCGCAAAACAATGCCACCAGACCGTCCAGCACACGGAGAGAACGCTCTACCTCTACGGTAAAGTCCACGTGACCTGGCGTATCAATGATGTTGAATTTATATTGCTTGGTATCAGGTTGTACTTTACCCTGCAGGGTTGGGAAATTCCAAAAACAAGTGGTAGCAGCAGATGTGATGGTAATACCTCTTTCCTGCTCCTGTGCCATCCAGTCCATGGTAGCAGCACCCTCGTGCACCTCACCAATCTTGTGGGATTTACCTGTATAATACAGGATACGCTCTGTGGTAGTGGTTTTACCCGCATCAATGTGCGCCGCAATACCAAAGTTCCTTTGAAATCTTAAGTCTGCCATAATATTAAAATGACTAAATAATGCAATTTGGGGGGCAAAGGTAACTTTTTTTTGCCAATAAATCTAACGACAATAGATTGCCAAATTGTTATTTCTTTTTAACAAACGTAGTTGTCTTATTACATTAAACTTAATCCAAATAAGTATAATGGCTCCCAACCAGTTTTTGCCTGGTCTCTACCATTTTCTCAATAAATACTGCCAGCCACTAATTAATCATTTAAAATTTATATTAATTATTGTAGTTTGGTATAAGTATTCAGTGATACCTGAGTATTTTTCCCATAACATAAGAGAGCTTCTAAAGCTGCTGTCATATAGTGCTGTTTTGTTATCGCAGGTTATTGTTCCTGTATTGTTATCCTTCCCCACCAGGGTTCAGATCAATAAATACCTAAAATTAAAACCAGATGATTATGAATGAAAAACTGTACTTATTACCTATTATTTATCCAGTTATTTATCCAGGACCATAGCTGTATTTCCTTCCTGAAAAAGATGAACACAGTTCCATAAATCCAGCATCGTTACATATTTAACCAATCTATATGAACTCATTTATTTCTAAATGCGTGTTGGCGCTATTAGTGCTGACAGGACTATGCATTACAGCCAGCGCGCAGGTTGTCCTGAACAGACAGGTAGTAGCCAGCAACGGCGGCAGCGGTGTTATCAACAACATCCAGTTCCAATATACAATAGGAGAAGCAGTGATCATGCCCATTACAGATGGGCGGGTATTGCTTACCCAAGGCTTCCAGCAACCGGAAGAATCGCCCAAGATACCGCCGGGGAGCAGTCCTGTTAAAAACTATATCCTCTTCCCAAATCCGGCGGTATCCAATGTGAAGGTTCAGTTCGACCTCCTAACAAATGCCAGTGTAACCATCGAGGTTATCAACCCCGCCGGGCAATCACTTTACAATCAATTCCAGGAAATGGGGGCTGGCAAAACAACCATTGTATTGCCTGTAAACCGTTTTGCTGCGGGCATTTACACGGTTGTACTCAAAGTAAATGCAAGTATCTACTTCGAAAAACTCGTCATACAATAACACTTCAGGCAATAGTAACCAGCTCACTATTTTAAACGCCGAAATCATGAAACAAAGTTATACTACTATACTCTTTACAGGCATACTACTGATGGCTGCTCTCCCACTGGCAGCGCAAAAAAACCAACAAAAACCACCTAATATCGGCGCCAGCTTTTTGCTGGTAAACCCCGATGCCAGGAGCAGCGGCACAGGAGATGCTACCACCGGGCTGGACCCGGATCCCAATGCCCTGTTTTCCAATGCAGCGAAAATAGTTTTTGCAGGAGACTGGGGCGTGAGCGCCAACTATTCTCCCTGGATGTGGGAACTGAATAACAATCAATCCAACATGGCATATGTATCTGCCTACAAAACATGGAATACCACGGAGGGAATAGGTGTATCCATGAAATATTTCAACTACGGCCAGGTTACATTCCGGGATGATAACGGCACCGTTATGCAGGATTTTAACCCCAGGGAATTTGCCATTGATGCCGCTTATGCACGCAAGCTGGGAGAACATATGTCGCTGGCAATTACGGCCCGCTATATACGTAGCCAGCTGGGACAGGGTTCCTTTAATAGTTTACAGCAAAAACCTGCTTCAGCAGTAGCTGGAGATGTTAGTTATTATTATCAGAACAGTGTAGATAAACTGGATTTCGGTAATCGTTATAGTTTAGGCGTGAGCGTTACCAATATCGGCACCAAACTTCAGTATACCGATGACAATACCCGCAAGAGTTTTCTGCCGATGAACCTTCGTATCGGTGGCGGCTATACGTTTGTGCATACACACGAACATGAATTCACCATTGCAGCAGATATTAATAAGCTGATGGTGCCTACACCACCCACCTATGTACTGGATGCAAATGGCAATGAAACCAGCCAGATTCTGAAAGGGAAAGATCCCAACAGGGGTGTGGTAGATGCCATCTTTAGTTCTTTCGGAGATGCGCCGGGAGGATTTAATGAAGAAATCAGGGAATACACCATCGGTTCCGGTATTGAGTATGCTTACAAGCAGGCCTTTTTTGTGCGTACCGGTTACTTCTACGAGCACCCCAATAAAGGCTACCGGCAACATTTTGCAGCAGGTCTGGGTGTGCGCATATCCGACATTGGACTGGACATTGCCTACCTGATTCCTACAGATGGCAGTTTACGGGAAAAGAAAACGCTCAAATTTTCACTGGTATACAATATTGGCAAAGCGGTACAACCATAATCAATCATCATTTATGCACCTATTAATACGCAATCATATGAAATCATTGATCTTATTTTTATTTCTCCTGGTTGCAGGAGCAATCCCCTATGCAGCTGCACAGGTACAGCCACAGCCTGCAAATAACACGGTAAAAGAGGGCCAGGATATAAGAAAAACTATGTTCCCTGATTTACAGCGGGATATATCAAACCTGCAGGCCAGGGAAATCAAGCCCAAGCCTGACCAGTCCATCATTTCCGCTCCTGTTGAAAACCGTCTTTTTACCAATTACAGGCCACCCGTTTCAAGAACGAATGCAAACGCGCGTTCAGTAAAACCTGCGGCGGCGGCTACTTCTCCATCCGATATATCGGTGAAAGAAGCGATGGAGAAACTAAAAACAGCGCAGGCGGCGCACCCGGTTAAGCCAGTTGCAATACCTGCACAGGGCGATGAAGTCAATAACGTACCTGCAAAGAAAAAAAACTAAGCCCGCAATAAAATATTTCAAAAATGACTATTATGAAAAAGATATTCTACCTGATAGTGCTTCTAACGATATCATTTCAATATGCAAGTGCTCAGAGCGGGCTTGCCGGAACTAACTACCAGGCTGTGGCACGTAATACGAATGGCCTTGCTCTCGGAAATCAGGCGCTGACGGTGCGTTTTTCTATACTGGGTGGCTCCGCCTCCGGTCCTGTACAATACCAGGAAACACATAGTACCACAACTAATAACGTAGGTTTGTTCACTTTACAGATAGGTAAAGGTGATCCACTAACCGGTACTTACAGTGCTGTGCCCTGGGCAAATGCCAACCAGTATCTGAAAGTAGAAGTATCCGTTAATGGCAGCAACTACAGCGAGCTAGGTACCTCACAATTAATGAGTGTGCCGTATGCGTTATATGCGGCCAACGGTGTAGCGGGACCGGCAGGGCCGGCGGGCACCAAGGGAGATCCGGGTGTAGCAGGGCCACAGGGTCCTACAGGCCCCGTTGGGCCAGCAGGTATACAAGGCGCTAAAGGTGATCCGGGTATAGCTGGGCCGGCAGGCATTATGGGGCCCATTGGACCAGCGGGCATACAGGGTGCCAAAGGTGACCCGGGTGTGGCAGGACCGGCGGGCGTTACAGGTCCTGTTGGACCAGCAGGACCAGCGGGTATACAGGGACCTGCCGGCATTATCGGTGGTACGCCTGCCGGTGGAGATCTGGCCGGAACTTATCCTGATCCGCAGGTAGCAGGATTGCAGGGCAAACCAGTAAGTAATGTAGCCCCCACAGCTAACCAGATCCTTAAATATGATGGTACCAAATGGGTAGCCGGGGCAGCGCCAGGTGGCGGGCTTACCCTTCCTTTTGTTGCCACTGAAAATAATGCTGCTACCCTTTTCAGTATCACTAACCAGGGAGATGGCACTTCGCTGGAGGGCGTCAATAATTCCACTACGTCCAGTATTTCAGCAATTCTTGGCACTGTTACCTCCACTTCTCCCGGTGGCTTTTCATCTGCGGTGAAAGGTATTAACAATGGTACAGGGGGGTTAGGTATCGGGGTATGGGGTTCTCAAAATGGCTCCGGATGGGGCGTTTATGGTGTAACGCCTAATGGAATTGGTGTATACGGCAACTCCAGTGGAGCAGGGTATGGCGTATTTGCCAACAGCAATACCGGTACCGGCTTGTTTGCCACCAGCAACAATGGTATACCGGCCAATATCACTATTTCCAATAATGCAAATGCCAATGATGTGCTTACTGCCAGTACATTGGGCAGTGGAACGGTGGTTACAGCCACAGCCGGAGGAACCGGTTATGGGGTAAATGCCAGCAGTGCCAGTAATACGGGTGTACAGGGCACTACTGCTGTACAAACTGCAGCTGGTGTAATAGGTAATAACAATGGCGGGGGTGAAGCCGTCGTAGGACGTACTATCAGCGATATTGCAGGCGCTGTAGTGGGCCGTAATGATGGTGGCGGATATGGGGTGAGAGGCTTTGTTGCGACCAATAATACAGGCACTGCCATAGGTGTATTTGGTCAGATAGGACTATCCGGCAGTACCGGTAGCTCCGGGCGTTTTGAAAATAATAATGTGGACAATGCTTCTGATAACATGGTGGCCTATACTGTCACTAAAGGAGATCCGGGTATTGTTGGTGCAGGGGCTGCGGGAAGTTTTGAAGTAAACAATACCAATTCCGTATCGCCCGCTGTTAAGGCCAAAGTCAATACCATATTTGGCAACTTTGGCGCCAGCGGTATCTTCTCTGAATCTGCCGGTACCGGCGGTTTTGCGGGATTATTTTATTCTTCCAATACTAGCGGTAACGGGAATACGCTGGTAGCACTGAATAAAGGCAACGGCGATGCCATTGTAGCCAATGTTTCTAAAGATGGCAACGGCGTGGAGTCTAGTGTAAATGGAACCGGTAAAGCAATATATGGCTGGGTTCCTACTTTTGGCCTGGGTCAGGCAGCAGATTTTCAAAATTTCAATGATGCCAATACGAATACCGTGCTTACTGCCAAAACAGTTGCCAGGGCTACCGCCGGCTACTTTGAGGTAGACAATGTATCAGGTATTAACCCGGCAGTGCATGGCAAAGTGAATTCACAGTTTGCCAATTTTGGTACTGCGGGCATATATGGCGAATCTGCCGGAACAGGAGGGTTTGGAGGGCTATTCTACGCCTCCAACCCCGCAGGGAATGGACCGGCGTTGATAGCTCTTGCAAGCGGCAACGGCAATGGCATTACGGCCAATGCCGCCAAAGGCGGCGATGGCGTGGAGGCCACGGCAAATGGCACTGGTAACGCAATTTATGGCTGGATACCTAATTTTGGTACCGGTCGCGGCGGCCGTTTTTCCAACTTCAATGCCGCAAATTCCAACGAGGTGTTATTGATCAGTAATGCCGGTACGGGTACGGGGTTATTAATTAATCATACCGGTGCTTCCGGTAATATCGCCGTTTT
The Chitinophaga sp. MM2321 DNA segment above includes these coding regions:
- a CDS encoding T9SS type A sorting domain-containing protein, whose amino-acid sequence is MNSFISKCVLALLVLTGLCITASAQVVLNRQVVASNGGSGVINNIQFQYTIGEAVIMPITDGRVLLTQGFQQPEESPKIPPGSSPVKNYILFPNPAVSNVKVQFDLLTNASVTIEVINPAGQSLYNQFQEMGAGKTTIVLPVNRFAAGIYTVVLKVNASIYFEKLVIQ
- the rplW gene encoding 50S ribosomal protein L23, which gives rise to MKLSDVLIKPVVSEKVNKATEKFNRYYFIVDKKANKLEIKKAVEEFYGVTVADVNTAVMPGKAKFRFTKAGFVSGKKPSYKKAIITLASGETIDLYANM
- the rplB gene encoding 50S ribosomal protein L2 produces the protein MALKKFKPMTAGTRWKIGNAYAELTSDTPEKSLLEPNKRSGGRNAQGRMSMRYIGGGHKKAYRVIDFKRDKTTIPATVKTIEYDPNRSAFIALLHYADGEKRYIIAPQGLQVGATVVSGAEAPPEVGNALPLKNMPLGTVVHNIELQPGRGGAIARSAGAYAQLSNKEEKYAVLKMPSGELRKVLNTCMATVGTVSNSDHALQSVGKAGANRWKGIRPRTRGVAMNPVDHPMGGGEGKSSGGHPRSRTGKYAKGLKTRKPQKSSDKLIISRKNGKKL
- the rplC gene encoding 50S ribosomal protein L3, which gives rise to MKGIIGKKIGMTSIFESNGKQTACTIIEAGPNVVTQVKSLESDGYNAIQVSFGEKKEKHTTKAESNHFAKASTSPKRFVKEFRNPDVQKALGESITCEIFAEGESIDVVGTSKGKGFQGVVKRHGFSGVGEATHGQHDRSRAPGSVGGSSYPARVFKGMRMAGQTGNERVKVKGLKILKIFPEKNYILVSGSVPGHIGSIVLIQK
- the rplD gene encoding 50S ribosomal protein L4 produces the protein MQVDILNIEGKKTGRSIELPEEIFGVEPNNHVIYLAVKQYLAAQRQGTHKVKTRAEVQGASRKLHKQKGTGGARKGNIRNPLYKGGGTIFGPKPHGWGFKLNRKVKDLAKISALSVKAKENSIIIIEDLALQTPKTKQFVGILKNLNINVDGKKTMFITPEYNDNVYLSLRNIPTVDGAMLSDINTYDIMNSNYIVFTESAAKIFTEEEPAEA
- the rpsJ gene encoding 30S ribosomal protein S10, which produces MSQRIRIKLKSYDHNLVDKSAEKIVKTVRNTGAVVTGPIPLPTEKKIFTVLRSPHVNKKAREQFQLCTHKRLLDIYTSSSRTVDALSKLDLPSGVEVEIKA
- the fusA gene encoding elongation factor G; its protein translation is MADLRFQRNFGIAAHIDAGKTTTTERILYYTGKSHKIGEVHEGAATMDWMAQEQERGITITSAATTCFWNFPTLQGKVQPDTKQYKFNIIDTPGHVDFTVEVERSLRVLDGLVALFCAVSGVEPQSETVWRQANRYRVPRIGFVNKMDRSGADFLNVVKQVKEMLGANPVPLVLPIGAEESFKGVVDLITMKGIIWDEEGKGATYQEIEIPADMRAEAEEWRANLVEAVAEYDDKLMEKFFDDPNTISEAEIHEAIRKATIDIAIIPMMCGSSFKNKGVQKMLDAVCRYLPSPMDIEAVKGTNPDSGEEVLRRPDAKEPFAALAFKIMTDPFVGRLAFFRAYSGHLDAGSYVLNTRTGKNERISRIMQMHANKQNPLEFIEAGDIGAAVGFKDIKTGDTLCDEKHPIVLEIMTFPEPVIHIAIEPKTQADVDKMGMAIAKLVEEDPTLKAKTDEETGQTILSGMGELHLEIIVDRMRREFKVEVNQGAPQVAYKEALTAKVEHREVFKKQTGGRGKFADIQIELGPADAEWLKENEGKSFQFVNDIFGGSIPKEFIPAVQKGFEQSLSQGVLANFPLVNLRVRLFDGSFHQVDSDAMSFELCAKSAFREAARKAKPVLLEPIMKVEVLTPDQYMGDVTGDLNRRRGMLEGMDSKNGVQVIKAKVPLSEMFGYVTQLRSLSSGRASSIMEFSHYAPAPTSVAEEVVAKVKGKVNA
- the porV gene encoding type IX secretion system outer membrane channel protein PorV, whose protein sequence is MKQSYTTILFTGILLMAALPLAAQKNQQKPPNIGASFLLVNPDARSSGTGDATTGLDPDPNALFSNAAKIVFAGDWGVSANYSPWMWELNNNQSNMAYVSAYKTWNTTEGIGVSMKYFNYGQVTFRDDNGTVMQDFNPREFAIDAAYARKLGEHMSLAITARYIRSQLGQGSFNSLQQKPASAVAGDVSYYYQNSVDKLDFGNRYSLGVSVTNIGTKLQYTDDNTRKSFLPMNLRIGGGYTFVHTHEHEFTIAADINKLMVPTPPTYVLDANGNETSQILKGKDPNRGVVDAIFSSFGDAPGGFNEEIREYTIGSGIEYAYKQAFFVRTGYFYEHPNKGYRQHFAAGLGVRISDIGLDIAYLIPTDGSLREKKTLKFSLVYNIGKAVQP